From a single Miscanthus floridulus cultivar M001 chromosome 8, ASM1932011v1, whole genome shotgun sequence genomic region:
- the LOC136478423 gene encoding uncharacterized protein: MEPPPPPAPATHSAPVRVLSRTPPPASPTPSSAGPAPSPAFRDGVVAVGFVGGAGSARLADRILDGHVFSPGGSAGSLAGSVRYHRDAVRRMVFLHLTPPPAPLEAVAGGCRDGDLPEMLFMFSVCHVIIFLQEGFRFNTQTLKKFRLLQSSKHALAPFVKSLVAAAMPAKAVASDTPTRATHRASSISPPARRGGHAGRQSSAISLMSGTSSNASVLPGQCIPVLLFVFEDDALDVSSAAASSDDMGDASSSNQGSTSDGLSKQSLASKSSGSVVMLARAANKSEGNSGKKLHSSLEGQIRVLLKKCRVLAGMEPGHIGPRGVSNMSHHLPLFSLDTSRVVALLERYINKKREPLDIIAGLFEDSLCSKSPLDMLSLENNYHPTNHDDFQLIKDFIFRQSDALRGRGGYSSNASAGSVAGVGMVAAAAAAAAASAAAGKPANAPDLPTFDKWMSMSTSILTALLSGQSESKTNTSPSEKNDQLPAAGSNAIEIALSCLESYNGLNMKFSSSWCQRVLPAAKEIYLKGLPAFYPTSMHEVQLQKALWSFGSMVKGPAVRVFSKKLEDECQAIWESGRQQCDAVSLTGRPCKHRRHGDFSSSDAMKQHSSGYVFLHACACGRSRRLRDDPFDFETANVSFNCFQNCDDLLPTLALPRGSDAGSFSVSSWRLVRLGGARYYKPTKGLLQSGFSSKERYLLRWIISVGRGQVRNGIRSNTVTSSTRSGMNPQTPPIVTGEVKSAVTQVTAQIKSAKLESSGKQPEMEPMSNSSINFGKGLPNFTMKKPFAEVVAGTTSKDSEFPALQQMRPLKPGGRKDKRQMNIGDQINGRGHAAVSQGPVAETESAKASRNKSSENSDGKPFLQIGSNIVPVIVGNETRETSLLVQQFVVYVGFEHECPYGHRFLLSEKHMKEIDSSCLQYQRPHVNKEAEGKHAQKLLQNASGLIASAVDINSARKNSKPLQSSGRNSQQQSLELRVDAETSQPSPWLSDPQNGKRGEHYFPSITIDDGGEAFSLMNRNLPIYMHCPHCKISERKEHQDVKFAGAVSQLQRIFIVTPDFPVLLTSCPLVQFEGSCLPSNVSDHDREGSFSIGCRVILPPESFLTMRLPFVYGVETKEGSTFPLKNFEQQPELIAWLVGGTALQIVSVGDVTEKETIMK; the protein is encoded by the exons atggagccgccgccgcctcctgctcCGGCGACTCACTCCGCTCCCGTCCGCGTGCTCTCCCGCACTCCGCCGCCGGCCTCCCCGACCCCCTCCTCCGCGGGCCCCGCCCCGTCGCCCGCCTTCCGCGATGGGGTCGTCGCCGTCGGCTTCGTGGGCGGCGCGGGGAGCGCACGCCTCGCGGACCGGATCCTCGACGGCCACGTCTTCTCCCCCGGTGGCTCGGCGGGCAGCCTCGCCGGGAGCGTCAGGTACCACCGCGACGCCGTCAGGAGGATGGTGTTCCTTCACCtcacgccgccgcccgcgccgctcGAGGCGGTGGCAGGAGGCTGCCGCGACGGAGACCTCCCGGAGATGCTCTTCATGTTCTCT GTCTGCCACGTAATTATATTTCTGCAAGAAGGCTTCAGATTTAACACACAAACCTTAAAGAAGTTCCGACTGCtgcaatcttcaaagcatgctcTCGCTCCATTCGTCAAGTCATTGGTAGCAGCTGCAATGCCTGCCAAAGCTGTTGCCTCTGACACCCCAACAAGAGCAACCCACAGGGCTTCCTCCATCTCCCCTCCAGCGCGCCGTGGAGGTCACGCAGGTCGTCAGTCCTCGGCCATCTCACTTATGTCCGGAACCAGTTCAAATGCTTCTGTACTGCCAGGCCAATGCATTCCTGTATTGCTCTTTGTCTTTGAGGATGATGCGCTTGATGTTTCAAGTGCTGCAGCAAGTTCCGATGATATGGGTGATGCATCTTCATCAAATCAGGGTTCTACCTCTGATGGATTATCAAAACAAAGCTTAGCTTCAAAGAGTTCTGGTTCAGTGGTTATGCTTGCCCGAGCAGCTAACAAATCTGAGGGTAATTCAGGCAAAAAACTGCATTCGTCCCTGGAGGGACAGATCCGTGTCTTGCTCAAGAAGTGCAGGGTACTTGCAGGCATGGAGCCAGGGCATATTGGCCCGAGGGGTGTAAGTAACATGAGTCATCATTTACCCCTGTTCTCACTCGATACCTCGAGGGTTGTTGCACTGTTGGAACGGTACATTAATAAGAAACGGGAGCCACTGGACATCATTGCAGGACTATTTGAAGACTCTTTGTGCTCCAAATCACCATTGGATATGCTTTCACTGGAAAACAACTACCACCCAACAAACCATGATGACTTTCAGTTGATCAAGGATTTTATATTTCGGCAGTCTGATGCGCTGAGAGGGAGAGGGGGATATTCAAGCAATGCAAGTGCCGGGTCTGTTGCTGGTGTTGGCatggtggctgctgctgctgctgcagcagcagcatcagCTGCAGCTGGGAAACCAGCTAATGCACCTGATCTCCCTACTTTTGATAAATGGATGTCCATGAGTACCTCTATTCTGACTGCACTGCTGAGTGGTCAGTCTGAAAGCAAGACTAATACAAGTCCTAGTGAGAAGAATGACCAACTTCCTGCTGCAGGATCTAATGCCATTGAGATCGCATTATCGTGCTTGGAAAGTTATAATGGGCTGAACATGAAATTTTCTTCATCATGGTGCCAAAGGGTGCTTCCAGCTGCTAAGGAGATTTACCTGAAAGGTTTGCCTGCCTTTTACCCCACAAGCATGCATGAAGTGCAGCTACAGAAGGCATTGTGGTCCTTTGGCTCGATGGTTAAAGGACCAGCAGTCAGGGTATTCTCAAAGAAGCTAGAAGATGAGTGCCAGGCAATATGGGAATCTGGAAGGCAGCAATGTGACGCTGTTAGCCTAACTGGCAGACCATGTAAGCACCGCAGGCATGGCGATTTCTCTTCTTCAGATGCAATGAAACAACATTCTAGTGGATATGTCTTCCTCCATGCATGTGCCTGTGGCCGGTCACGTCGCCTTAGAGATGATCCTTTTGACTTTGAGACAGCCAATGTGTCTTTTAATTGTTTCCAAAATTGCGATGATCTACTACCTACCCTTGCGCTTCCAAGAGGCAGCGATGCTGGTTCATTTTCAGTATCCTCTTGGCGCTTGGTGCGTCTCGGAGGAGCAAGATATTACAAGCCAACAAAGGGGCTCCTCCAAAGTGGATTTAGCTCCAAGGAGAGGTATCTTCTAAGGTGGATTATATCTGTTGGTAGGGGGCAAGTGAGAAATGGCATCCGTTCTAATACTGTTACCTCATCCACAAGATCTGGTATGAACCCTCAGACTCCCCCAATAGTCACTGGTGAAGTAAAATCTGCTGTAACCCAAGTCACAGCACAAATTAAATCTGCAAAGCTCGAAAGTTCTGGAAAACAACCTGAAATGGAACCAATGAGCAACTCAAGTATTAATTTTGGTAAAGGTCTGCCAAATTTTACTATGAAAAAACCCTTTGCTGAAGTTGTTGCTGGCACCACATCAAAAGATTCCGAATTTCCTGCTCTTCAGCAGATGAGGCCACTGAAACCTGGTGGTCGAAAAGATAAGCGCCAAATGAATATAGGAGACCAGATTAATGGCCGGGGTCATGCGGCTGTCAGCCAAGGGCCTGTAGCTGAAACTGAATCTGCGAAAGCAAGCAGAAACAAGAGTAGTGAAAATTCTGATGGGAAGCCCTTTTTACAGATAGGGAGCAATATAGTACCAGTGATTGTTGGAAATGAGACTAGAGAAACTAGTCTGCTGGTACAACAGTTTGTTGTGTATGTTGGATTTGAGCATGAGTGTCCCTATGGTCATCGCTTCTTACTGTCAGAGAAACATATGAAGGAGATTGATTCTTCCTGTTTGCAGTATCAAAGACCTCATGTAAACAAAGAAGCAGAAGGCAAGCATGCACAAAAGTTGCTCCAAAATGCATCTGGTTTAATTGCATCTGCAGTGGACATAAACAGTGCACGGAAAAACAGTAAACCATTGCAATCATCAGGGAGAAACAGCCAGCAGCAATCACTTGAGCTGAGGGTTGATGCAGAGACTTCACAGCCTTCTCCTTGGCTTTCAGATCCACAGAATGGCAAAAGGGGGGAGCATTATTTTCCAAGCATTACAATTGATGATGGCGGAGAAGCATTTTCACTGATGAACAGAAACTTGCCAATATATATGCACTGTCCACATTGCAAGATCTCAGAAAGGAAGGAACATCAAGATGTAAAGTTTGCTGGTGCCGTGTCGCAACTTCAACGGATTTTCATT GTGACACCTGATTTCCCTGTCCTGCTGACAAGCTGCCCACTTGTACAGTTTGAG GGGTCATGTTTGCCATCGAATGTCTCTGATCATGATCGAGAAGGATCATTCAGTATTGGGTGCCGAGTTATCCTCCCACCTGAGAGCTTTCTTACAATGAGGCTTCCTTTTGTCTATGGTGTTGAGACAAAAGAGGGAAGTACATTTCCCCTAAAAAACTTTGAGCAACAACCAGAACTCATAGCATGGCTTGTTGGAGGCACAGCCTTGCAAATCGTATCGGTAGGGGACGTCACTGAGAAAGAAACCATTATGAAGTGA